A genomic region of Methanothermobacter sp. CaT2 contains the following coding sequences:
- the ilvN gene encoding acetolactate synthase small subunit yields MVIEMEPDTHIISALVEHKPGVLQRVAGLFTRRGFNIENITVGESETPGIARMTIIARGDDRVLEQITKQLNKLIDVIKVRDLEPAATVKRELCMVKVHAPSESERSEIIQYTNIFRGRIVDVSPDALTVEVTGDSEKIDAFLELLRNFGIKELARTGPTAMSRGSRTM; encoded by the coding sequence ATGGTGATTGAGATGGAACCCGATACCCATATCATAAGCGCCCTCGTGGAGCACAAACCAGGAGTGCTCCAGCGAGTTGCAGGACTCTTCACAAGACGTGGATTCAACATTGAAAACATAACGGTCGGGGAATCAGAAACCCCAGGCATTGCCAGGATGACAATAATCGCCAGGGGCGACGACAGGGTGCTTGAGCAGATAACAAAGCAGCTGAACAAGCTCATAGACGTCATAAAGGTCAGGGACCTTGAACCCGCGGCAACTGTTAAGAGGGAGCTCTGCATGGTCAAGGTCCACGCCCCATCAGAGAGTGAAAGGTCAGAGATAATACAGTACACCAACATATTCAGGGGGAGGATAGTGGATGTGAGTCCCGATGCCCTGACAGTTGAGGTTACAGGGGACTCTGAAAAGATAGACGCCTTCCTGGAGCTTCTGAGGAACTTTGGAATAAAGGAACTCGCAAGGACAGGGCCAACTGCAATGTCCCGTGGAAGCAGGACAATGTGA
- the ilvC gene encoding ketol-acid reductoisomerase, which translates to MKIYYENDIDMEILADKKIAVIGYGSQGEAQARNMADSGLNVIVGLRRGGSSWKKAHDDGMNVMTIEDASREADIIHILIPDEIQETVFEQSIRPYLKEGNTISFSHGYNIHYGYIKAPEGVNVTMVAPKGPGAMVRRTYLEGFGIPGLVAVEVDATGDAMEQALAMAKACGLARAGVLETTFREETETDLFGEQAVLCGGVTELINTAFKTLVRAGYQPEIAYFETCHELKLIVDLIYERGFRGMWHNVSNTAEFGGLTRRGRIITEETEKEMDEILKEIQNGKFAKEWALENRAGAPMLKRMRKLESELEIEEVGSKLRKLCGLEK; encoded by the coding sequence ATGAAGATATACTATGAAAATGACATTGACATGGAGATACTGGCAGATAAAAAGATAGCGGTTATAGGTTACGGGAGCCAGGGCGAAGCCCAGGCCAGGAACATGGCTGACAGCGGACTCAACGTGATAGTTGGACTCAGAAGGGGTGGTAGCTCCTGGAAGAAGGCCCATGATGATGGCATGAATGTCATGACCATCGAGGACGCCTCAAGGGAGGCCGACATCATACACATACTCATACCCGATGAGATACAGGAAACCGTTTTCGAACAGTCAATAAGGCCCTACCTCAAGGAGGGTAACACCATATCCTTCTCACATGGATACAACATACACTACGGCTACATAAAGGCACCCGAAGGAGTCAACGTTACAATGGTGGCCCCGAAGGGTCCGGGTGCCATGGTAAGGAGGACCTACCTTGAGGGCTTCGGCATACCCGGCCTTGTGGCTGTTGAGGTTGATGCAACAGGCGATGCAATGGAGCAGGCACTTGCAATGGCAAAGGCATGTGGACTTGCCAGGGCAGGGGTCCTTGAGACGACCTTCAGGGAGGAAACAGAGACAGACCTGTTCGGTGAGCAGGCTGTGCTCTGTGGTGGTGTCACAGAACTCATAAACACGGCATTCAAAACCCTTGTGAGGGCCGGTTACCAGCCAGAGATAGCCTACTTTGAAACCTGCCATGAACTCAAACTCATAGTGGACCTCATCTATGAGAGGGGATTCAGGGGGATGTGGCACAATGTGAGTAACACCGCAGAGTTCGGCGGCCTTACAAGGAGAGGAAGGATCATAACAGAGGAGACTGAGAAGGAAATGGATGAGATCCTCAAGGAGATCCAGAACGGTAAATTCGCCAAGGAGTGGGCCCTTGAGAACAGGGCGGGTGCCCCCATGCTCAAGAGGATGAGGAAGCTGGAGAGTGAACTGGAGATAGAGGAAGTCGGGTCAAAGCTGAGGAAACTCTGCGGACTCGAGAAGTAA
- a CDS encoding LSM domain-containing protein — MKGSDKEFRVNKQFLKFKNKNVLLTLKNNEETRGKLISIDNYLNTVLQTEEGIQFIKGTKIAFIAME; from the coding sequence ATGAAGGGCAGTGACAAGGAATTCAGGGTTAACAAACAGTTCCTGAAATTTAAAAATAAGAACGTTCTACTCACCCTGAAGAACAATGAAGAAACAAGGGGAAAACTCATATCAATTGATAACTACCTTAACACGGTTCTACAGACAGAAGAGGGCATCCAGTTTATTAAGGGCACCAAGATAGCCTTCATAGCCATGGAATAA
- a CDS encoding acetolactate synthase large subunit, with product MKGGQAIIRSLLDQGADTVFGYPGGQLLPLYDMLYDSELKHILVRHEQCAAHAADGYARASGRVGVCIATSGPGATNLVTGIATAYMDSAPIVAIAGQVPTHLIGNDAFQEVDMIGITMPITKHSFQPSDASEIPAIVRASFHIAKTGRPGPVVIDLPKDIQEQEIMEEVDDLELPGYRPNVKGHPLQIKRAAELIRRSEKPVILAGGGVIISGASREIKELSDLIKAPVTTTLLGKGSFPEDHPSAMGMLGMHGRKVANLTVDECDCLIAVGCRFSDRTTGNVAEFAPNARIIHVDIDPAEIGKNVGVDVPIVGDARNVLRELIAKLKKYEKRDSQWLESVQKFRADCMPRMSYDEVPLKPQQVIKEISQVLDDETVVTTDVGQNQMWMAHFYTSRAPRKFISSGGLGTMGFGFPAAIGAKVALPDSDVVAVCGDGGFLMVCQDLATIREYDIPVVICIMDNRHLGMVAQWQRLFYDERMSHTHLGEVPDFVKLAESFGVEAERIEEPGETSEALSRAIRSGEPALLDIVIDPDEILPMVPPGCGLTEIVGEYRVEREDPQEIKYSPGKADGD from the coding sequence ATGAAAGGTGGCCAGGCAATAATCAGATCACTTCTGGATCAGGGAGCAGACACCGTATTCGGATACCCCGGTGGACAGTTACTGCCACTCTATGATATGCTCTATGATTCTGAACTTAAACACATCCTCGTAAGACATGAACAGTGCGCAGCACACGCTGCAGACGGATATGCAAGGGCCTCAGGAAGGGTGGGGGTCTGCATAGCTACCTCCGGTCCCGGGGCAACAAACCTTGTAACAGGCATTGCAACGGCCTACATGGACTCAGCCCCCATCGTGGCCATTGCAGGTCAGGTCCCAACACACCTCATTGGAAATGATGCATTCCAGGAGGTGGACATGATAGGGATAACCATGCCCATCACCAAGCACAGTTTCCAGCCATCAGACGCCAGCGAGATACCTGCAATTGTCAGGGCAAGCTTCCACATAGCAAAGACAGGACGGCCAGGACCGGTTGTTATAGACCTCCCCAAGGATATACAGGAACAGGAGATCATGGAGGAGGTTGATGACCTGGAGCTCCCAGGGTACAGGCCCAATGTAAAGGGCCACCCCCTCCAGATAAAGAGGGCCGCTGAACTCATAAGGAGGTCAGAAAAACCCGTCATACTTGCTGGTGGAGGAGTTATAATATCAGGGGCGTCCAGGGAGATAAAGGAATTATCAGATCTCATAAAGGCCCCGGTGACAACAACACTCCTTGGTAAGGGTTCCTTTCCTGAGGACCACCCTTCAGCCATGGGTATGCTCGGCATGCACGGCCGCAAGGTGGCGAACCTGACAGTGGACGAATGCGACTGCCTCATAGCCGTTGGATGCAGATTCTCAGACCGTACAACAGGGAACGTTGCAGAATTCGCCCCCAACGCCAGGATAATACACGTCGACATCGACCCCGCTGAGATAGGTAAGAACGTTGGGGTTGATGTCCCCATCGTTGGAGATGCAAGAAACGTCCTCAGGGAACTCATAGCAAAACTCAAAAAATATGAAAAGAGGGACAGCCAATGGCTTGAAAGCGTCCAGAAATTCCGTGCCGATTGCATGCCAAGGATGAGCTATGATGAGGTGCCCCTGAAGCCCCAGCAGGTTATAAAGGAGATAAGCCAGGTCCTTGATGACGAGACGGTCGTTACAACGGATGTGGGACAGAACCAGATGTGGATGGCCCACTTCTACACATCCCGTGCCCCCAGAAAGTTCATATCATCAGGAGGCCTTGGAACAATGGGCTTCGGTTTTCCAGCCGCCATAGGTGCCAAGGTGGCACTGCCTGATAGTGACGTTGTTGCAGTGTGCGGTGACGGCGGATTCCTCATGGTCTGCCAGGACCTTGCAACCATAAGGGAATACGACATCCCGGTGGTGATATGTATCATGGACAACAGGCACCTTGGAATGGTGGCGCAGTGGCAGCGCCTCTTCTATGATGAGAGAATGTCCCATACACACCTGGGCGAAGTTCCGGACTTTGTGAAGCTGGCTGAATCATTTGGAGTGGAGGCTGAGAGGATAGAGGAACCCGGTGAAACCTCTGAAGCCCTTTCAAGGGCAATAAGGTCTGGTGAACCTGCCCTCCTTGATATAGTGATAGATCCTGATGAGATACTCCCCATGGTCCCCCCCGGCTGTGGTCTCACCGAGATAGTGGGGGAGTACCGGGTTGAAAGGGAGGACCCCCAGGAAATTAAATACTCCCCAGGGAAGGCGGATGGTGATTGA
- a CDS encoding methanogenesis marker 12 protein has product MVFVGMDHGTTGVSFTILGDDAEHFKIGREDLSTGRASALDELKDRVPLNEIDLMAITYAMGDAISTIKPIERVKNRGIISIGGAGKVTGGGTAVYSEIESSGIPTLLIPGLHRNTPCLDERFRAAYSHHASPEKVSICYNAYLETGWENMIVSDISSNTVTMLIQDGRIVGAMDACVGAMGVIHGPLDLEMLRKIDDGEKTANECFSHAGAVKIAGIDTKVSRAREELLEMYRAGRDEARLALDTMMMTIAMEIWGLAGISSGIDGIVLTGSVGAMREPYDFHGKLKDMVKEIADVRCTDPTSGSMGSAQIARDIYNGKREILGIEVEV; this is encoded by the coding sequence TTGGTATTCGTGGGTATGGACCATGGGACCACGGGTGTCTCCTTCACCATCCTCGGTGATGATGCTGAACACTTCAAGATAGGGAGGGAGGACCTATCAACAGGTAGAGCCTCCGCCCTTGATGAACTCAAAGATAGGGTTCCCCTCAACGAGATAGACCTCATGGCAATAACCTATGCCATGGGTGACGCCATAAGCACCATAAAGCCCATTGAGAGGGTGAAAAACAGGGGTATAATCTCCATTGGAGGGGCAGGTAAGGTCACAGGCGGTGGAACAGCAGTATACAGTGAAATCGAATCATCGGGGATACCCACCCTCCTCATACCTGGCCTCCACCGGAACACGCCCTGCCTTGATGAGAGGTTCAGGGCAGCCTACTCCCACCATGCGAGCCCCGAGAAGGTGAGCATCTGCTACAACGCATACCTTGAGACCGGCTGGGAGAATATGATCGTATCAGACATAAGTTCAAATACCGTCACGATGCTGATACAGGATGGCAGGATAGTCGGTGCCATGGATGCATGTGTAGGTGCCATGGGAGTTATACACGGACCCCTTGACCTTGAAATGCTCAGGAAAATAGACGATGGTGAGAAAACAGCGAATGAATGTTTTTCACATGCAGGAGCAGTTAAGATAGCGGGTATCGACACAAAGGTCTCAAGGGCCAGGGAGGAACTCCTTGAGATGTACCGTGCAGGTCGGGATGAGGCTAGGCTTGCCCTCGATACCATGATGATGACCATTGCCATGGAGATATGGGGACTTGCAGGTATCTCCAGTGGAATCGATGGAATCGTCCTCACGGGATCTGTTGGTGCCATGAGGGAACCCTATGACTTCCATGGAAAGCTGAAGGATATGGTGAAGGAAATCGCAGATGTAAGGTGTACGGATCCCACCTCAGGCTCCATGGGAAGTGCCCAGATAGCAAGAGACATATATAATGGTAAAAGGGAGATCCTTGGAATAGAGGTGGAGGTTTAG